A genomic window from Vagococcus entomophilus includes:
- a CDS encoding helix-turn-helix transcriptional regulator: MSKQIQTKRKKFNLSQEDLSKKLFVSRQTISNWENGKSYPDVQNLLLLSNIFNVSLDELVKGDIEIMKKEVINAEMDKYTKIMIVFIVLAMLSIGPSLLYLSGYWSFLPPFLLWLIGMCASVKVEKLKKNANIKTYKEILAFTKNQDLDAVKKEQNKYKDFATVSLIVILFVILAALLALISIYFFQG; this comes from the coding sequence TTGAGCAAACAGATTCAAACTAAAAGAAAAAAATTTAATTTATCACAAGAAGATCTTTCAAAAAAATTATTTGTTTCTAGGCAAACAATTTCCAATTGGGAAAATGGGAAAAGTTATCCAGATGTTCAAAATTTATTGTTATTGAGTAATATTTTTAATGTTTCTTTAGATGAACTAGTGAAAGGGGACATAGAAATTATGAAGAAAGAAGTAATTAATGCAGAAATGGATAAATATACCAAGATAATGATAGTTTTTATTGTTTTGGCGATGTTATCAATAGGACCCTCTTTGCTATATTTATCTGGATATTGGAGCTTCTTACCGCCGTTCTTATTGTGGTTAATCGGGATGTGTGCATCTGTTAAAGTAGAAAAACTCAAAAAGAACGCAAATATCAAAACGTATAAAGAAATACTTGCTTTCACTAAAAATCAAGACCTTGATGCAGTAAAAAAAGAGCAAAATAAGTACAAGGATTTTGCAACAGTATCATTGATAGTCATACTTTTTGTAATATTAGCTGCCTTATTAGCACTAATATCTATATATTTTTTTCAAGGATAG
- a CDS encoding lichenicidin A2 family type 2 lantibiotic → MTELKMKTVVGETFEELTVAEMTKVQGFGNASPETTPIY, encoded by the coding sequence ATGACAGAATTGAAGATGAAAACAGTGGTTGGAGAAACTTTTGAAGAGTTGACAGTTGCTGAAATGACAAAAGTTCAAGGATTTGGTAATGCTTCACCAGAAACAACACCAATTTATTGA
- a CDS encoding MucBP domain-containing protein encodes MKYVDTEGNLLTLDDYVGNPILLSRFQGSNYNTEQKTIADYTFKEVQVNP; translated from the coding sequence GTGAAATATGTTGATACAGAAGGGAACCTTTTAACATTAGATGATTACGTGGGAAACCCAATACTCTTATCAAGATTTCAAGGTTCGAATTATAATACCGAACAAAAAACAATAGCTGACTATACCTTTAAAGAAGTGCAAGTAAATCCATAA
- a CDS encoding YrhA family protein, with the protein MIERLNQIRAKFPIENLPATPDNIFHLQKQMAQKLNSFLPKSYLNLLENVNGIICNSSTMYGVDQDIVKTKEKIVGILAVNLTFFQKENITNLIFFAEDAQYYYVFDKRKKQYESLNKSNREVIATYPNFEELFGQFTKNLLKNH; encoded by the coding sequence ATGATAGAGCGCTTAAATCAGATCAGAGCCAAGTTTCCTATAGAAAATCTTCCAGCAACACCAGATAACATTTTTCATTTGCAAAAACAAATGGCACAAAAATTAAACAGTTTTCTTCCAAAATCATATCTAAATCTACTAGAAAATGTGAATGGAATCATCTGTAATTCTTCGACTATGTACGGGGTAGACCAAGACATCGTAAAAACTAAAGAAAAGATTGTGGGCATCTTAGCGGTTAATCTAACATTTTTTCAAAAAGAAAATATCACAAACTTAATTTTTTTTGCCGAAGATGCACAATATTACTATGTTTTTGACAAACGTAAGAAACAATATGAAAGCTTGAATAAAAGCAATCGGGAAGTAATAGCCACCTATCCGAACTTTGAAGAGTTGTTTGGGCAATTTACTAAAAACTTATTAAAAAACCATTAA
- a CDS encoding D-alanine--D-alanine ligase family protein has product MKVVVLAGGLSDERNVSLSSGAQVRKALEENGHKAFLLDVYTGLPETITTFEEAYDRGKENSFSTNISKDAPDLNKIKEEHNHQAELVGPNVLAVCKTADVVFLALHGAIGESGKIQALFDLYDISYTGSGYQGSMLAMDKILAKQIMGYHHIPTPQWIEWDDTQTFSLPCVVKPNANGSSIGVSICETQSEFELAIKNASTYHDKILIEEKICGREFSLGILLGKALPIIEIIPPEDSFYDYQNKFQTEGAKEECPADLTPTLVSSMQQLALQVHKVLGLGSYSRIDFLLDSQNHLYCIEANTLPGMTPLSLLPQEAAACGISFNELCETMLQNPYSSPFV; this is encoded by the coding sequence ATGAAAGTTGTCGTTTTAGCTGGAGGCCTTTCGGATGAGCGAAATGTCTCGCTCTCTTCTGGTGCACAAGTGAGAAAAGCACTTGAAGAAAATGGTCACAAAGCCTTTTTATTAGATGTTTATACAGGATTACCTGAAACAATCACTACGTTTGAGGAAGCCTATGATAGAGGAAAAGAAAATTCCTTTTCAACGAATATTTCAAAAGATGCGCCAGATTTGAATAAAATAAAAGAAGAACATAATCATCAAGCGGAACTCGTTGGACCAAACGTTTTGGCTGTTTGTAAAACTGCTGATGTGGTTTTTCTAGCGCTTCATGGTGCAATTGGTGAAAGTGGAAAAATCCAAGCGCTGTTTGACTTGTATGACATTTCATACACAGGATCAGGTTACCAAGGAAGCATGCTTGCTATGGATAAAATTTTAGCCAAGCAAATCATGGGTTACCATCATATCCCCACACCTCAGTGGATTGAATGGGACGATACTCAGACCTTTAGCTTGCCATGTGTTGTAAAACCAAACGCAAACGGGTCCAGTATTGGTGTGAGTATCTGTGAAACACAATCCGAGTTTGAACTGGCCATCAAAAACGCCAGTACTTACCATGACAAAATTTTAATCGAAGAAAAAATTTGTGGGCGTGAATTTTCTCTGGGCATTTTACTTGGTAAGGCATTGCCAATTATAGAAATTATCCCACCAGAGGATTCCTTTTATGATTATCAAAATAAATTCCAAACGGAAGGTGCAAAAGAAGAATGCCCTGCTGACTTGACTCCTACCCTAGTTTCTTCTATGCAGCAACTAGCGCTTCAGGTACATAAGGTACTAGGCTTAGGTAGCTACTCGCGCATTGATTTCTTACTTGATTCGCAAAATCATCTGTATTGTATCGAGGCGAACACACTCCCAGGTATGACTCCTTTGAGTTTGCTTCCACAAGAAGCTGCTGCTTGTGGCATATCCTTTAATGAATTATGTGAAACAATGCTTCAAAATCCTTATTCAAGTCCATTTGTCTAA